The following are encoded together in the Kribbella sp. CA-293567 genome:
- a CDS encoding alpha/beta fold hydrolase yields the protein MSEQNPVVVLVHGAFAEAASWNGVIAQLQDKGLQTVAVANPLRSVAGDAAYVRDVIEGIGRPVVLVGHSYGGFVITEAAAGNGDVLGLVYVDAFAPDHGENAFELSGKFPGSTLGEALDAYPVSTGGVELVIRPELFHQQFCADVPAGQAALMAATQRPVTQTALTDALPTEKPAWTTIPSWFVISDADLNIPVALHRYFAERAGARGTHEVAGGSHALSVSQPAAVTATILAAVDGVSGR from the coding sequence ATGAGTGAGCAGAACCCGGTCGTCGTCCTGGTGCACGGCGCATTCGCGGAGGCGGCCAGCTGGAACGGGGTGATCGCGCAGCTGCAGGACAAGGGACTCCAGACCGTCGCGGTGGCCAACCCGCTGCGCAGTGTCGCGGGTGACGCGGCGTACGTGCGCGACGTGATCGAGGGAATCGGGCGGCCCGTCGTACTGGTCGGGCATTCCTACGGCGGCTTCGTGATCACCGAGGCGGCCGCCGGCAACGGCGACGTCCTCGGCCTGGTGTACGTCGACGCCTTCGCGCCCGACCACGGTGAGAACGCGTTCGAGTTGTCGGGCAAGTTTCCCGGCAGCACGCTCGGTGAGGCTCTCGACGCCTACCCGGTGTCGACGGGCGGGGTCGAGCTGGTGATCAGGCCGGAGCTGTTCCACCAGCAGTTCTGCGCGGACGTGCCGGCCGGGCAGGCCGCTCTGATGGCCGCGACGCAGCGGCCGGTCACCCAGACCGCCCTCACCGACGCCTTGCCGACCGAGAAGCCGGCCTGGACGACCATCCCGTCGTGGTTCGTGATCAGCGACGCGGATCTCAACATCCCGGTCGCCCTGCACCGGTACTTCGCCGAGCGCGCGGGTGCCCGCGGTACCCACGAGGTGGCGGGTGGGTCGCACGCGCTGAGCGTCTCCCAGCCGGCTGCGGTGACCGCGACGATCCTGGCGGCGGTGGACGGGGTTTCCGGGCGGTAG
- a CDS encoding glycoside hydrolase family 65 protein, with product MIDRGPHPIEPWQLRETELPLGKLAQAESLFALSNGHIGLRGNLDEGEPFAIPGTYLNSFFEQRPLPYAEAGYGYPESGQTLVDVTNGKLIRLLVDDAPFDVRYGELHSHERCLDFRTGVLRREVDWSSPAGKRIKVRSRRMVSLTQRAVAAIEYVVEAVDQPVRLVLQSELVANEPQPKLSDDPRVAAVLENPLVAVSQDSDDEEVVLIHRTRASELMMAAGMAHEVQCDSRTEVNVDVRENWARNTVICELQPGESLRLVKYLAYGWSSLRSETAISDQVSGALAGARFSGWEGLLEQQRAYLDDFWDAADVEVEGNPELQQAVRFALFHVLQSGARAERRAIPSKGLTGAGYDGHTFWDTEGFVLPALIFTMPDAAADALRWRHSTLSMAKEHAKVLGLRGAAFPWRTIRGQECSGYWPAGTAAFHINADIAAAISRYHLATGDDTFIRDYGLELLVETARLWISLGHHDRHGSWHLPGVTGPDEYSAVADDNVFTNLMAARNLRTAASFATRFPDDARRLGVGPEEEAVWRDAAAAVHIPYDEELGVHPQSEGFTGYAVWDFEEFEGKYPLMMHAPYFELYRKQVVKQADLELAMYWCGEAFTAEQKAHNVDYYERITVRDSSLSACVQAVMAAEVGHLDLAYDYAYEAALIDLLDLHENTGDGLHMASLAGAWSALVAGFGGLREREEGLFFSPALPDGLTKLKFTVRWHGVRLCVEIGRDEATYSVHDGPDAALTIFHVDEEVEVTAGKPVTRPILPRKPLLPRPTQPAGREPLSALGRTTSTSDSHR from the coding sequence CTCAGGCCGAGTCCTTGTTCGCGTTGTCCAACGGCCATATCGGCCTGCGCGGCAACCTCGACGAGGGCGAGCCGTTCGCGATCCCGGGCACCTACCTCAACTCGTTCTTCGAGCAACGCCCCCTCCCGTACGCCGAAGCCGGCTACGGCTATCCCGAATCCGGCCAGACCCTGGTCGACGTCACCAACGGCAAGCTGATCAGGCTGCTGGTCGACGACGCGCCCTTCGACGTCCGGTACGGCGAACTGCACTCGCACGAGCGCTGTCTCGACTTCCGGACCGGGGTCCTGCGCCGCGAGGTCGACTGGAGCTCACCGGCCGGCAAGCGGATCAAGGTGCGGTCGCGCCGGATGGTGTCGCTGACCCAGCGCGCGGTCGCGGCGATCGAGTACGTCGTGGAGGCGGTCGACCAGCCGGTCCGGCTGGTGCTCCAGTCCGAACTCGTCGCCAACGAACCGCAGCCCAAGCTGTCCGACGATCCCCGGGTGGCCGCCGTCCTGGAGAACCCGCTGGTCGCGGTGTCGCAGGACAGCGACGACGAAGAGGTGGTGCTGATCCACCGGACCCGGGCCAGCGAGCTGATGATGGCCGCGGGGATGGCGCACGAGGTGCAGTGCGACAGCCGGACCGAGGTGAACGTCGACGTCCGCGAGAACTGGGCCCGCAACACCGTGATCTGTGAGCTGCAGCCGGGGGAGAGCCTCCGGCTGGTGAAGTACCTCGCCTACGGCTGGTCGAGCCTGCGGTCGGAGACCGCGATCAGCGATCAGGTCTCGGGCGCGCTGGCCGGTGCGCGGTTCTCCGGCTGGGAGGGCCTGCTGGAGCAGCAGCGTGCCTATCTGGACGACTTCTGGGACGCGGCCGACGTCGAGGTCGAGGGCAATCCGGAGCTGCAGCAGGCGGTGCGCTTCGCGCTGTTCCACGTCCTGCAGTCCGGCGCACGCGCCGAGCGGCGGGCCATTCCGTCCAAGGGACTGACCGGCGCCGGGTACGACGGGCACACCTTCTGGGACACCGAGGGGTTCGTGCTGCCGGCCCTGATCTTCACCATGCCCGACGCGGCCGCCGACGCGCTGCGGTGGCGGCACAGCACGCTGTCGATGGCCAAGGAGCACGCGAAGGTGCTCGGCCTGCGCGGCGCGGCCTTCCCGTGGCGCACGATCCGCGGCCAGGAGTGTTCGGGGTACTGGCCGGCCGGTACCGCCGCCTTCCACATCAACGCCGACATCGCCGCGGCGATCAGCCGGTACCACCTGGCCACCGGCGACGACACGTTCATCCGCGACTACGGCCTCGAGTTACTGGTGGAGACCGCCCGGCTCTGGATCTCTCTCGGGCACCACGACCGGCACGGCAGCTGGCACCTGCCCGGCGTCACCGGTCCGGACGAGTACAGCGCCGTCGCCGACGACAACGTCTTCACCAACCTGATGGCCGCGCGCAACCTGCGGACGGCGGCCTCCTTCGCGACCCGCTTCCCCGACGACGCCCGCCGGCTCGGCGTGGGCCCGGAGGAGGAGGCGGTCTGGCGGGACGCGGCCGCCGCGGTCCACATCCCGTACGACGAGGAGCTCGGCGTGCATCCGCAGTCCGAGGGCTTCACCGGCTACGCGGTGTGGGACTTCGAGGAGTTCGAGGGCAAGTACCCGCTGATGATGCACGCGCCGTACTTCGAGCTGTATCGCAAGCAGGTGGTCAAACAGGCCGACCTGGAATTGGCGATGTACTGGTGCGGCGAGGCGTTCACTGCCGAGCAGAAGGCCCACAACGTCGACTACTACGAGCGGATCACCGTTCGCGACTCGTCCCTGTCGGCGTGCGTGCAGGCGGTGATGGCAGCCGAGGTGGGACATCTCGACCTCGCCTACGACTACGCCTACGAAGCGGCTCTGATCGATCTGCTCGACCTGCACGAGAACACCGGCGACGGCCTGCACATGGCCTCGCTGGCGGGAGCCTGGTCCGCGCTGGTGGCCGGCTTCGGTGGTCTGCGGGAACGCGAGGAGGGGCTCTTCTTCTCCCCGGCGCTGCCCGACGGGCTGACGAAACTGAAGTTCACCGTGCGCTGGCACGGGGTCCGGCTGTGCGTGGAGATCGGCCGGGACGAGGCCACCTACTCCGTGCACGACGGTCCGGACGCGGCGCTCACCATCTTCCACGTCGACGAAGAGGTCGAGGTGACGGCGGGGAAACCGGTGACCCGCCCGATCCTGCCGCGCAAGCCGTTGCTGCCCCGTCCGACCCAGCCGGCCGGCCGCGAGCCGCTGTCGGCACTGGGCCGCACCACCTCGACCAGCGACTCGCACCGATGA
- a CDS encoding response regulator transcription factor, with the protein MSVSAVRPKVLVVEDEPVINQAVTDRLRGSGYDVVQAWDGPGAVARFAETAPDLVLLDVMLPGFDGHEVCRRIQAARPVPVLMLTARDDEADILIGLGVGADDYLTKPFRMRELVARVGALLRRVDRAAELTTRSATDLGELRIDAASRRVWVADAEVHLTPTEFDLLVCLAANPGVVLTRENLYAEVWGWPGASGTRTVDSHVKALRAKIGADRVRTVHGVGYALEPGGAS; encoded by the coding sequence ATGTCAGTGAGCGCGGTACGGCCGAAGGTTCTCGTGGTCGAGGACGAGCCGGTGATCAACCAGGCGGTCACCGACCGGTTGCGTGGGTCGGGGTACGACGTGGTGCAGGCCTGGGACGGGCCCGGAGCAGTCGCACGGTTCGCCGAGACGGCGCCGGACCTGGTCCTGCTGGACGTGATGCTGCCCGGATTCGACGGCCATGAGGTGTGCCGGCGGATCCAGGCGGCCCGGCCGGTCCCGGTACTGATGCTGACCGCTCGCGACGACGAGGCGGACATCCTGATCGGCCTCGGCGTCGGGGCCGACGACTACCTGACCAAGCCGTTCCGGATGCGTGAGCTGGTGGCCCGGGTCGGTGCCCTGTTGCGCCGGGTCGACCGGGCGGCGGAGCTGACGACCCGGTCGGCGACCGACCTGGGGGAGCTGCGGATCGACGCGGCCTCCCGCCGGGTCTGGGTCGCGGACGCCGAGGTCCACCTCACTCCGACCGAGTTCGATCTGCTGGTCTGCTTGGCCGCCAACCCCGGCGTGGTCCTGACGCGAGAGAACCTGTACGCCGAGGTCTGGGGCTGGCCGGGCGCCTCCGGGACCCGCACGGTGGACAGCCATGTGAAGGCGTTGCGCGCCAAGATCGGCGCCGACCGGGTGCGAACCGTGCACGGCGTCGGCTATGCGTTGGAGCCCGGTGGTGCCTCATGA
- a CDS encoding M28 family peptidase: MRVPKPRHAHRRRRAGQLTAVSGLAAALLAGSLASTSFAAQPADPAAPSTPPDATAVAVAAADRAVNAGLGTLRKGSQEKYNRLGVFEGGDAETQDLFYVSYDKTYQGLQVVGGDAVVSTDAAGNVLTTVAASQATISVSTTPKLTPAQATTSARKAFTTVSGTGTPKLVVLVVGQPKPVLAWEVPVAGKAKHSSHDHGDALTQELVYVDAATGKVSHTAELTASGSGRGIWNGAGLNFGTTKSGSTYRMTDPARPSLSCIDYSTNAIMTDADNVWGSSSKTDKVSGCADVMYVAAGEWDLLKNWYGRNGLDGSGNWADAEVGLPDVNAYWNHSSNPGGVVFGRNNLNYWITGTDVVAHEYGHGLDAKTPGGISGYPGQESVADIWGALTENYLNNPNDRPDYEVGELINLQGNGPIRYMYNPSKVSGHPNCYSTSLPGSVHAAAGPMNHWFYLLAEGTNPTNGQPTSPTCNSSTLTGIGIKEAGRIFYNAMLLKTSGMSYPKWRIATLNAAKNLDATCAKYNKVKAAWTAVSLGAQPGEPSCTAAAGGGAAAPLVAAAPDIDVQKVRAHLTQFSTIAANNGGNRRAGTAGYNASVAYVKQKLQAAGFTVTEQRCTSGCSTSQTSNLIADWPGGPSNQVVMFGAHLDGVSAGPGINDNASGSAALLESALAFAAAKPSLTKHVRFAWWTDEEQGLNGSEFYVNSLSSANRTAIKGYYNFDMIGSTNGGYFINNISTAVAAPMKAYWDSLGLRPEENREGVGRSDDASFRAAGIPTSGYATGASARKTSAQASKWGGTANAAYDPCYHRSCDTTSNISATALNRAADGIAYTLWKTAVTP; this comes from the coding sequence GTGAGAGTTCCGAAACCCCGCCATGCCCATCGCCGCCGTCGCGCCGGCCAGCTGACAGCAGTCAGCGGCCTGGCCGCGGCTCTGCTGGCCGGCAGCCTCGCCAGTACGAGCTTCGCCGCGCAGCCTGCTGACCCCGCCGCTCCTTCGACACCCCCGGACGCCACTGCCGTGGCCGTCGCCGCGGCGGACCGTGCCGTCAACGCCGGTCTCGGCACCCTGCGCAAGGGCAGCCAGGAGAAGTACAACCGCCTCGGCGTCTTCGAAGGCGGTGACGCCGAGACCCAGGACCTGTTCTACGTCTCCTACGACAAGACCTACCAGGGCCTCCAGGTGGTCGGCGGCGACGCCGTCGTCTCGACCGATGCCGCCGGCAACGTCCTCACCACGGTGGCCGCCTCCCAGGCCACCATCTCGGTGAGCACGACACCGAAGCTCACCCCTGCGCAGGCGACCACGTCCGCCCGGAAGGCCTTCACCACGGTCAGCGGGACCGGTACGCCGAAGCTCGTCGTCCTGGTGGTCGGACAGCCCAAGCCCGTCCTGGCCTGGGAGGTTCCCGTGGCCGGCAAGGCGAAGCACTCCTCGCACGATCACGGCGACGCCCTCACCCAGGAGCTCGTCTACGTCGACGCGGCCACCGGCAAGGTCTCGCACACCGCCGAGCTGACCGCCTCCGGCTCCGGCCGCGGCATCTGGAACGGCGCCGGCCTGAACTTCGGGACCACCAAGTCGGGCAGCACCTACCGGATGACCGACCCGGCCCGTCCGAGCCTGTCCTGTATCGACTACAGCACCAACGCGATCATGACGGACGCCGACAACGTCTGGGGCAGCAGCAGCAAGACCGACAAGGTCTCCGGCTGCGCGGACGTCATGTACGTCGCCGCGGGCGAGTGGGACCTGCTCAAGAACTGGTACGGCCGCAACGGCCTCGACGGCTCCGGCAACTGGGCCGACGCCGAGGTCGGCCTGCCCGACGTCAACGCCTACTGGAACCACTCCAGCAACCCCGGCGGTGTCGTCTTCGGCCGCAACAACCTGAACTACTGGATCACCGGGACCGACGTGGTGGCGCACGAGTACGGCCACGGACTCGACGCGAAGACCCCCGGCGGGATCTCCGGCTACCCCGGCCAGGAGTCCGTCGCGGACATCTGGGGGGCGCTGACCGAGAACTACCTGAACAACCCCAACGACCGGCCCGACTACGAGGTCGGCGAGCTGATCAACCTGCAGGGCAACGGCCCGATCCGCTACATGTACAACCCGTCGAAGGTCTCGGGTCACCCGAACTGCTACTCGACCAGCCTGCCGGGCTCCGTGCACGCCGCGGCCGGTCCGATGAACCACTGGTTCTACCTGCTCGCCGAAGGCACCAACCCGACCAACGGCCAGCCGACCAGCCCGACCTGCAACAGCAGCACGCTGACCGGGATCGGCATCAAGGAAGCCGGCCGGATCTTCTACAACGCGATGCTGCTCAAGACGTCCGGAATGAGCTACCCCAAGTGGCGCATCGCCACCCTGAACGCGGCCAAGAACCTGGACGCGACCTGCGCGAAGTACAACAAGGTGAAGGCCGCCTGGACCGCCGTCAGCCTCGGCGCCCAGCCTGGTGAGCCCAGTTGCACCGCTGCGGCCGGCGGCGGCGCGGCCGCTCCCCTGGTGGCAGCGGCTCCCGACATCGACGTACAGAAGGTGCGGGCGCACCTGACCCAGTTCAGCACGATCGCCGCCAACAACGGCGGCAACCGCCGGGCCGGTACGGCGGGGTACAACGCGTCGGTCGCCTATGTGAAGCAGAAGCTGCAGGCAGCGGGCTTCACCGTGACCGAGCAGCGCTGCACCAGCGGCTGCAGCACCAGCCAGACCAGCAACCTGATCGCCGACTGGCCGGGTGGCCCGTCGAACCAGGTGGTCATGTTCGGCGCCCACCTGGACGGTGTCAGCGCCGGCCCGGGCATCAACGACAACGCCTCCGGCTCGGCGGCCCTGCTGGAGAGCGCGCTCGCCTTCGCCGCGGCCAAGCCGAGCCTGACCAAGCACGTGCGCTTCGCCTGGTGGACCGACGAGGAGCAGGGCCTGAACGGCTCCGAGTTCTACGTGAACTCACTGAGCTCGGCGAACCGGACGGCGATCAAGGGCTACTACAACTTCGACATGATCGGCTCCACCAACGGCGGCTATTTCATCAACAACATCAGCACCGCCGTGGCCGCGCCGATGAAGGCGTACTGGGACTCGCTCGGGCTGCGCCCGGAGGAGAACCGCGAGGGCGTCGGACGCTCGGACGACGCGTCCTTCCGCGCGGCCGGTATCCCGACCAGCGGCTACGCGACCGGAGCCAGTGCCCGCAAGACCTCCGCTCAGGCGAGCAAGTGGGGCGGCACCGCCAACGCGGCGTACGACCCCTGCTACCACCGGTCCTGCGACACCACGTCCAACATCAGCGCGACCGCGCTGAACCGTGCCGCTGACGGCATCGCCTACACCCTCTGGAAGACCGCGGTCACTCCGTAA
- a CDS encoding LysR family transcriptional regulator: MELELRHLRIVCAVADAGSITKAANTLGLAQPALTAQLQRIERVLGGVVFERDRTGIRPTPLGDLVLARARLLLPAVSGLQEEAARFSNGGGRADGVPASLTIGSATGHVLGRLLHHLTSEYPGMRVTTQVSWSADELAAMVADGRVDYTVVGVCGDASPPAQPGLSWRTLGTDPVYVLLAADHPLAGAPAVSLPDLAAEQWGATPGDGCFADCFAAACGRAGFTPNSLYETDVVSCIDLVESGDAVVLCQPMFREMPGVVAVPIEGVPLTWRHLIGWHPDGPAAGLADQVIRLAGLAYLDSIARSPRYSTWLSRHPQYGVQGDDHSRELIVND, encoded by the coding sequence ATGGAACTGGAGCTTCGTCACCTACGGATCGTCTGCGCGGTAGCGGACGCAGGCTCCATCACCAAGGCAGCCAACACCCTCGGACTGGCTCAACCGGCCCTCACCGCCCAGCTCCAGCGCATCGAGCGCGTGCTGGGCGGTGTCGTGTTCGAGCGCGACCGCACCGGCATCCGCCCGACGCCGCTCGGCGATCTCGTCCTGGCCAGGGCGAGGTTGCTGCTTCCAGCGGTCTCCGGCCTGCAGGAGGAGGCGGCCCGGTTCAGCAACGGGGGCGGCCGCGCGGACGGCGTACCGGCGAGTCTGACGATCGGCTCAGCCACCGGCCACGTCCTCGGCCGGCTGCTCCACCACCTGACCTCGGAGTACCCCGGCATGCGGGTGACCACCCAGGTCTCCTGGTCGGCCGACGAACTCGCGGCGATGGTGGCCGACGGAAGGGTCGACTACACCGTCGTCGGCGTCTGTGGCGACGCTTCACCACCGGCCCAGCCAGGACTCTCGTGGCGGACACTGGGCACCGATCCCGTCTACGTCCTGCTGGCGGCCGACCATCCGCTGGCCGGCGCTCCGGCCGTCAGCCTTCCCGATCTCGCGGCCGAGCAGTGGGGTGCGACTCCCGGCGACGGCTGCTTCGCGGACTGCTTCGCCGCCGCCTGCGGCCGAGCGGGCTTCACTCCGAACTCGCTCTACGAGACCGATGTCGTCAGCTGCATCGACCTGGTCGAGTCCGGCGACGCCGTGGTGCTCTGCCAGCCGATGTTCCGCGAGATGCCCGGAGTGGTCGCCGTACCGATCGAAGGCGTACCGCTGACCTGGCGGCATCTGATCGGCTGGCACCCCGACGGGCCGGCGGCCGGCCTGGCCGACCAGGTGATCCGGCTGGCGGGGCTGGCGTACCTCGACTCCATTGCCCGCAGCCCCCGGTACAGCACCTGGCTGAGCCGCCATCCGCAGTACGGCGTACAGGGTGACGACCACAGCCGAGAGCTGATTGTCAACGACTGA
- a CDS encoding alpha-lytic protease prodomain-containing protein encodes MSRKIAALAASLSAAGLAAALTLSPINPSNAAPYVAPADPAVAAQDAMVSALARDLRISPTEARARLARESKAADAESFLRGSLGASFGGAWLDRNATTLTVGITDPARAGLVRAAGAVPRTVARSLTQLDVLKNRLDSKASRAPKTVPGWYVDVTTNQLVVLTRAGKANQAKAFVQASGVDSTAARFVTSTETPRPLIDVIGGNAYYIGSGSRCSVGFAVTGGFVTAGHCGRTGATTTQPSGTFAGSSFPGNDYAWVRVAAGNTSRALVNRYPGTVPVAGSTEAAVGSSVCRSGSTTGWRCGTIQQKNASVTYPEGTITGLTRTNACAEPGDSGGSWLTGDQAQGVTSGGSGNCSSGGVIYFQPVNEILSVYGLTLTVSGGTPPTTPPTTPPTTPPGGTSWQAGTAYAAGATVTYGGQRYQCLQGHTAQTGWEPPNVPALWQAR; translated from the coding sequence ATGTCCCGAAAGATCGCCGCGCTTGCGGCCTCGTTGTCGGCAGCGGGCTTGGCCGCCGCGCTGACTCTCAGTCCGATCAACCCCAGCAACGCCGCGCCGTACGTCGCCCCGGCCGACCCTGCGGTCGCGGCCCAGGACGCGATGGTGAGCGCTCTCGCCCGCGACCTGCGGATCTCCCCCACCGAGGCGCGGGCCCGGCTCGCCCGGGAAAGCAAGGCCGCCGACGCGGAGAGCTTCCTGCGTGGCAGCCTCGGCGCCTCGTTCGGTGGCGCGTGGCTCGACCGGAACGCGACCACGCTGACGGTCGGCATCACCGATCCGGCACGCGCCGGGCTGGTCCGGGCGGCGGGGGCGGTTCCCCGAACCGTAGCGCGCAGCCTCACGCAGCTCGACGTCCTGAAGAACCGCCTGGACAGCAAGGCCTCCCGCGCCCCCAAGACCGTGCCCGGCTGGTACGTCGACGTCACCACGAACCAGCTCGTCGTGCTGACCAGGGCAGGAAAAGCCAACCAGGCAAAGGCTTTCGTGCAGGCCAGTGGCGTCGACAGTACGGCGGCACGCTTCGTCACCTCCACCGAGACCCCGCGTCCACTGATCGACGTGATCGGCGGCAACGCCTACTACATCGGCAGCGGCAGTCGCTGCTCGGTCGGCTTCGCGGTGACCGGCGGCTTCGTGACTGCCGGGCACTGTGGCCGGACCGGCGCGACCACCACGCAACCGAGCGGCACCTTCGCGGGATCGAGCTTTCCCGGCAACGACTACGCCTGGGTGAGAGTTGCCGCCGGCAACACTTCACGGGCGCTCGTCAACCGGTACCCCGGCACGGTGCCGGTCGCGGGCTCGACCGAGGCCGCGGTGGGCTCGTCGGTCTGCCGGTCGGGTTCGACGACGGGCTGGCGCTGCGGCACCATCCAGCAGAAGAACGCGTCGGTGACCTACCCCGAAGGCACCATCACCGGCCTGACCCGCACCAACGCCTGCGCCGAGCCCGGTGACTCCGGCGGTTCGTGGCTGACCGGCGACCAGGCACAGGGCGTCACTTCCGGTGGCTCCGGCAACTGTTCCTCCGGTGGCGTCATCTACTTCCAGCCGGTCAACGAGATCCTGAGCGTCTACGGCCTCACTCTGACCGTCAGTGGCGGCACCCCGCCGACCACTCCGCCCACCACTCCCCCGACGACTCCGCCCGGCGGAACCAGCTGGCAGGCCGGTACGGCGTACGCGGCCGGCGCGACCGTCACCTACGGCGGGCAGCGCTACCAGTGCCTGCAGGGTCACACCGCGCAGACCGGCTGGGAACCGCCCAACGTTCCCGCGCTCTGGCAGGCACGCTGA